One segment of Ziziphus jujuba cultivar Dongzao chromosome 12, ASM3175591v1 DNA contains the following:
- the LOC107428892 gene encoding UDP-glucose 6-dehydrogenase 5, with product MVKICCIGAGYVGGPTMAVIALKCPEIEVAVVDISVPRINAWNSDQLPIYEPGLDDVVKQCRGKNLFFSTDVEKHVMEADIVFVSVNTPTKTQGLGAGKAADLTYWESAARMIADVSKSDKIVVEKSTVPVKTAEAIEKILTHNSKGINFQILSNPEFLAEGTAIQDLFNPDRVLIGGRETPEGTKAIQALRDVYAHWVPVDRIICSNLWSAELSKLAANAFLAQRISSVNAISALCEATGADVTEVSHAVGKDTRIGPKFLNASVGFGGSCFQKDILNLVYICECNGLTEVSNYWKQVIKINDYQKSRFVNRVVSSMFNTVSGKKIAILGFAFKKDTGDTRETPAIDVCKGLLGDKARLSIYDPQVNEDQIQRDLSMKKFDWDHPLHLQPMSPTSVKQVSVVWDAYEATKDAHGICILTEWDEFRSLDYQRIYDNMRKPAFVFDGRNIVDGEKLRQIGFIVYAIGKPLDSWLKDMPAVV from the coding sequence ATGGTGAAGATCTGTTGCATTGGAGCTGGATATGTAGGCGGGCCTACCATGGCTGTAATTGCATTGAAGTGCCCAGAAATTGAGGTAGCTGTTGTTGACATTTCCGTGCCACGAATCAATGCCTGGAACAGTGATCAGCTCCCCATATACGAGCCTGGGCTAGATGATGTGGTAAAACAGTGCAGAGGGAAGAACCTATTCTTTAGCACTGATGTTGAGAAACATGTTATGGAGGCAGACATTGTCTTTGTTTCAGTCAATACTCCTACCAAAACCCAAGGTCTTGGAGCTGGCAAAGCAGCTGATCTGACCTATTGGGAGAGTGCTGCTAGAATGATTGCTGATGTATCAAAATCGGACAAAATTGTGGTTGAGAAATCAACAGTCCCTGTGAAAACAGCTGAGGCAATAGAAAAGATTCTGACCCACAATAGTAAAGGAATCAACTTCCAAATTCTTTCCAATCCTGAATTTCTTGCCGAGGGAACTGCAATTCAAGACCTTTTCAATCCTGACAGAGTTCTCATCGGAGGCAGGGAAACCCCAGAAGGCACGAAGGCCATACAAGCACTGAGAGACGTTTATGCCCATTGGGTCCCTGTTGACCGAATTATTTGCTCTAATTTGTGGTCTGCTGAACTCTCAAAACTTGCTGCAAATGCCTTCTTGGCACAGAGGATCTCTTCTGTTAATGCCATTTCAGCACTCTGTGAGGCAACTGGTGCAGATGTCACCGAAGTGTCACATGCTGTTGGTAAGGACACAAGAATTGGTCCCAAGTTTCTGAATGCTAGTGTTGGTTTTGGTGGGTCATGCTTCCAGAAGGATATCTTGAACTTGGTTTATATTTGTGAGTGTAATGGCCTTACTGAGGTATCAAATTATTGGAAGCAGGTAATTAAGATTAATGACTATCAGAAGTCCCGATTTGTTAACCGGGTTGTGTCATCAATGTTCAACACAGTTTCAGGTAAGAAGATTGCCATTCTGGGCTTTGCCTTCAAGAAGGACACCGGTGACACCAGGGAGACCCCGGCCATTGATGTTTGCAAGGGCTTGTTGGGTGACAAAGCGCGGTTGAGCATATATGACCCACAGGTCAATGAGGACCAGATCCAGAGGGATCTTTCCATGAAAAAATTTGATTGGGATCACCCACTTCATCTTCAGCCGATGAGCCCTACATCTGTTAAGCAAGTTAGTGTTGTCTGGGATGCTTATGAGGCAACTAAAGATGCTCATGGAATATGCATTTTGACCGAGTGGGATGAATTTAGGAGTCTTGATTATCAAAGGATCTATGATAACATGAGGAAGCCTGCATTCGTGTTTGATGGTCGGAACATTGTGGATGGGGAGAAGCTTAGGCAAATTGGGTTTATTGTTTACGCCATTGGAAAGCCACTGGATTCTTGGCTCAAGGACATGCCGGCTGTGGTATAA
- the LOC107428864 gene encoding uncharacterized protein LOC107428864 → MEENQKKKFVCKFCNRKFPCGKSLGGHIRTHMNENHSTRKEDEEEKALKFSPFNGVKKTQKDSGSEAGGQSGYGLRENPKKTWRFVDSSSTLRQEKVCKECGKGFQSLKALCGHMACHSDKEKLLINNNNNKLEEEDEEEEDEEQSETSEKQKLVMDSHSDTETSSPRKTKISKRIKYMTLDVYSSLGNGGSSSVSGIEQEQQEVAISLMMLSRDSGNGYYNKGGLNSVAESSDNNSVVLEAKSSSIEMVKKARDGIVKSAEISVSENSDSGYFRNGPKKIESDVSVDGSLRNVKFKKIEAESGSGFDKFQCVKSELGKNLVNEEEEEAANNLEGRGYSKYELRKRAKNGFYRPQIGSSCKKETNYSSSNVEFSGNSQKRNKYECMTCNKIFHSHRALGGHRASHTKTNGCCESVYESGENSIETDDYPVQTTPVVKLIENSSGKNTVKQHFYGNVERKPATKKGKEHECPICLRVFRSGQALGGHKRSHFVGGFEDKTMVVRQETPDTQISGLFDLNLPAPMEEAANGHVGFMAW, encoded by the coding sequence atggaagaaaatcagaaaaagaaattcgtGTGCAAATTTTGCAATAGAAAGTTTCCATGTGGGAAGTCTTTGGGTGGTCATATCAGAACCCATATGAATGAGAATCATTCAACTaggaaagaagatgaagaagaaaaagctctGAAATTTTCACCTTTCAATGGTGTGAAAAAAACCCAGAAAGATTCAGGGTCAGAAGCTGGAGGGCAATCTGGTTATGGTCTCAGAGAGAACCCCAAAAAGACTTGGAGGTTTGTGGATTCGAGCTCTACTTTACGGCAAGAAAAAGTTTGTAAAGAATGTGGTAAAGGGTTTCAATCATTGAAAGCTCTTTGTGGTCACATGGCTTGTCATTCGGACAAGGAGAAGCTGCtaataaacaacaacaataacaagcttgaagaagaagacgaagaagaagaagatgaagaacaatCAGAGACTAGTGAGAAGCAGAAACTAGTAATGGATAGTCATTCTGATACTGAAACATCATCTCCAAGAAAGACAAAGATCTCAAAAAGAATCAAGTACATGACCCTTGATGTTTACTCTTCTTTGGGGAATGGTGGTTCTTCATCTGTCTCGGGAATTGAGCAAGAACAACAGGAAGTTGCTATAAGCTTGATGATGTTGTCTAGGGATTCTGGTAATGGTTATTATAATAAAGGAGGTTTGAATTCAGTTGCTGAATCTTCGGATAACAATTCAGTGGTTTTGGAAGCTAAATCGTCCTCCATTGAAATGGTCAAGAAAGCTAGAGATGGGATTGTGAAATCTGCCGAGATTAGTGTCTCTGAGAATTCCGATTCTGGGTATTTCAGAAATGGGCCCAAAAAGATTGAATCCGATGTGTCTGTTGATGGGTCTCTGAGAAATGTCAAATTTAAGAAGATTGAAGCGGAATCTGGATCCGGATTTGACAAATTTCAGTGTGTGAAATCTGAATTGGGGAAGAATTTggtgaatgaagaagaagaagaagctgctAACAATCTAGAAGGTAGAGGTTATTCCAAATATGAGCTCAGAAAGAGAGCCAAGAATGGATTTTACAGACCACAAATTGGATCCTCCTgtaagaaagaaacaaattatTCTTCTTCGAATGTTGAATTCAGCGGAAATTCTCAGAAGAGGAACAAATATGAGTGCATGACCTGTAACAAGATCTTCCATTCCCATCGAGCTCTTGGAGGACACAGAGCTAGTCATACAAAGACCAATGGCTGCTGTGAATCAGTGTATGAGAGTGGTGAAAACAGTATAGAGACTGATGACTATCCTGTTCAAACAACACCTGTGGTAAAGCTCATTGAGAATTCAAGTGGGAAAAACACAGTTAAGCAGCATTTCTACGGCAATGTCGAAAGAAAACCGGCAACAAAAAAGGGAAAGGAACATGAATGTCCAATATGCTTGCGGGTTTTCCGATCAGGCCAAGCTTTAGGTGGTCACAAGAGGTCCCATTTTGTTGGAGGTTTTGAAGACAAAACTATGGTGGTTAGACAAGAAACACCTGACACTCAGATTAGTGGTCTTTTTGATCTTAATCTTCCAGCTCCAATGGAGGAAGCTGCAAATGGGCATGTCGGATTTATGGCATGGTAG